In Jannaschia sp. M317, one DNA window encodes the following:
- a CDS encoding calcium-binding protein — MSIFFDSIAPDLTTPGHKTATILPDGRVALLWSEEITPGGDNDRQMLQLDAAGANPPAPVVLDAGGLLYSGATITALSDGNLAVSWRAYNRNGGVETDRVLVQVLDAQGTAQGQPLAFDNDLYRQDVMLTPEGTGFAMIWHDQSYDAATDTNGPVVVRRQGFDAQGATDGPATEITRLPATVREPEMVALSDGNLAVLWHAEGQGNTVSLRVFAADGTPAGAEVSLPFPEGGARSTAADLVALPGGGVAVIWRSGGFDTGTIRAQAFDATGLATTPAQVVATDSQTVIDAIALPGGRIAVAVDDRTYDFVQGGGGTTFNVTLQELGADMTPLGAPERVLSGVDHPFDISLAADANGRIVISWEEDNGDRAGTARLTQVDASAFTRLGDGADSATMDGTEAGLGAGGGDDTIIGSAQDDAILGGAGNDDISGEAGADRIDGEGGDDILRGGEGDDLLLGKAGQDRLIGDAGADTLVGGDGRDLLNGGAGADMIYGWDMDGTRNGAFSDLSDTILGMEGADTIDAGAGNDLIWGGTEDDFIFAGAGADRAAGQDGNDTINGGSGSDLLFGGAGNDTLDGGQGFDRLNGGDGADHFVHVSRFPGGSDWVQDYDAAQGDRLVTTRDGVMADWYQVNIASTANAGADDVDEAFVIFRPTGQIVWALVDGAGLTEINLQIGDQVFDLLA, encoded by the coding sequence GGTCCGAAGAGATCACGCCGGGCGGCGACAACGACCGCCAGATGCTGCAACTGGATGCCGCAGGGGCCAACCCACCCGCGCCGGTGGTGCTGGACGCAGGCGGCCTCCTCTATTCGGGCGCGACGATCACGGCCCTGTCGGACGGGAACCTGGCGGTGAGCTGGCGCGCCTACAACCGCAACGGCGGCGTCGAGACCGACCGCGTGCTGGTGCAGGTGCTGGACGCCCAGGGCACGGCCCAGGGACAGCCGCTGGCCTTCGACAACGATCTCTACCGCCAGGACGTGATGCTGACGCCGGAGGGCACGGGCTTTGCCATGATCTGGCACGATCAATCCTATGACGCGGCCACCGATACGAACGGCCCGGTCGTCGTGCGGCGGCAGGGGTTCGACGCCCAGGGGGCCACCGACGGGCCCGCGACCGAGATCACGCGCCTGCCCGCCACGGTGCGGGAGCCCGAGATGGTCGCGCTGTCGGATGGCAACCTGGCGGTCCTGTGGCACGCGGAGGGGCAGGGCAACACAGTCTCGCTGCGGGTCTTCGCCGCGGACGGCACCCCCGCCGGGGCCGAGGTCAGCCTGCCCTTCCCCGAGGGCGGCGCACGGTCCACCGCGGCCGACCTGGTGGCCCTGCCCGGCGGCGGGGTCGCGGTGATCTGGCGGTCTGGCGGTTTCGACACCGGCACGATCCGGGCCCAGGCCTTCGACGCCACCGGCCTTGCCACAACCCCGGCGCAGGTGGTTGCAACCGACAGCCAGACCGTGATCGACGCCATCGCCCTGCCCGGCGGGCGGATCGCGGTGGCCGTGGACGACCGGACCTACGACTTTGTGCAGGGCGGCGGGGGCACCACCTTCAACGTCACCTTGCAGGAACTGGGTGCCGACATGACCCCGCTGGGCGCGCCCGAACGGGTTCTCTCGGGGGTCGATCACCCCTTCGACATCTCGCTGGCCGCCGATGCAAACGGGCGGATCGTGATCTCCTGGGAGGAAGACAACGGCGATCGGGCGGGCACCGCCCGTCTGACCCAGGTCGACGCCAGCGCCTTCACCCGTCTGGGCGACGGGGCCGACAGCGCCACGATGGACGGCACCGAGGCGGGCCTCGGCGCGGGCGGCGGCGACGACACCATCATCGGCTCGGCCCAGGACGACGCGATCCTGGGCGGCGCGGGCAACGACGATATCTCGGGCGAAGCGGGGGCTGACCGGATCGACGGCGAAGGGGGCGACGACATCCTGCGCGGCGGCGAGGGCGATGACCTGCTGCTGGGCAAGGCCGGACAGGACCGCTTGATCGGCGACGCCGGGGCCGACACCCTGGTGGGCGGCGATGGCCGGGACCTGCTCAATGGCGGGGCCGGGGCCGACATGATCTACGGCTGGGACATGGACGGCACCCGCAACGGTGCCTTTTCGGATCTCAGCGACACGATCCTGGGCATGGAGGGGGCCGACACCATCGACGCCGGGGCAGGCAACGACCTGATCTGGGGCGGCACCGAAGACGACTTCATCTTTGCCGGTGCCGGCGCCGACCGCGCCGCGGGCCAGGATGGCAACGACACCATCAATGGCGGCAGCGGCAGCGACCTGCTGTTCGGGGGGGCGGGGAACGATACGCTGGACGGCGGCCAGGGGTTCGACCGGCTCAACGGGGGGGACGGGGCCGATCACTTCGTCCATGTCTCTCGGTTCCCCGGCGGCAGCGACTGGGTCCAGGATTACGACGCGGCCCAGGGCGACCGGTTGGTCACCACGCGCGACGGGGTGATGGCGGACTGGTACCAGGTCAACATCGCCAGCACCGCGAACGCGGGCGCAGACGACGTGGACGAGGCCTTCGTCATCTTCCGCCCGACGGGTCAGATCGTCTGGGCCCTGGTCGATGGCGCGGGCCTGACCGAGATCAACCTGCAGATCGGCGACCAGGTCTTTGACCTCCTGGCGTGA
- a CDS encoding CAP domain-containing protein has translation MIDIRQPHASDALSGEELALYDLIMDYRQAEGLSRIPLSAGLTTTAGRHALDTTENFWAEGRDFEPGANLHSWSDAPYFADHSQPQNMWDAPQRIGTTYPGNGFEISAAGQSTIEEALRGWQASPGHDPVIVNSGIWERATWQSIGIGIADNDQGPYGGVVYHVWFGREVDPEGGPDFTGGADNDRFTGSAGDEVISGGLGSDTLLGGAGDDEITGGTSMADLRDVIYGGDGNDTIDGGYGNDELRGDAGDDSIAGGFGADTVIGGVGNDTLTGSAFGDVIFGGDGMDFINGGFGSDRVNGGADADAFFHLGIADHGSDWIQDYNGAEGDVLVYGQAGATRDQFQINTTTTPTAGADNVQEAFVIYRPTGQILWALVDGDGQTSITVRAGGAEFDLLA, from the coding sequence ATGATTGACATCCGACAGCCCCATGCCAGCGATGCCCTGTCGGGCGAGGAACTGGCGCTTTATGACCTGATCATGGACTATCGCCAGGCGGAGGGCCTGTCGCGCATCCCCCTGTCGGCCGGGTTGACCACGACGGCGGGGCGTCACGCGCTCGACACCACCGAGAACTTCTGGGCCGAAGGGCGCGACTTCGAGCCGGGGGCCAATCTGCACAGCTGGTCGGATGCGCCCTATTTCGCCGACCACAGCCAACCGCAGAACATGTGGGACGCGCCGCAGCGCATCGGCACCACCTATCCCGGCAACGGCTTCGAGATCTCGGCCGCCGGTCAAAGCACCATCGAAGAGGCGCTGCGTGGCTGGCAGGCCTCACCGGGGCATGACCCGGTGATCGTCAATTCCGGCATCTGGGAACGGGCCACCTGGCAGTCCATCGGCATCGGCATCGCCGACAATGATCAGGGCCCCTATGGCGGCGTGGTCTATCACGTCTGGTTCGGCCGCGAGGTGGACCCCGAGGGTGGGCCCGACTTTACCGGGGGCGCGGACAACGATCGCTTCACCGGCAGCGCCGGGGACGAGGTCATCTCGGGTGGCCTGGGGTCCGACACGCTTTTGGGCGGCGCAGGCGACGACGAAATCACCGGCGGCACCTCCATGGCCGACCTGCGCGACGTGATCTACGGCGGGGACGGGAACGACACCATCGACGGTGGCTACGGCAATGACGAGCTGCGCGGCGATGCCGGTGATGACAGCATCGCGGGCGGGTTCGGCGCCGATACGGTGATTGGTGGGGTTGGCAACGATACGCTGACCGGGTCCGCCTTTGGCGACGTGATCTTTGGCGGCGACGGGATGGATTTCATCAACGGCGGGTTCGGGTCCGACCGGGTGAACGGCGGCGCGGATGCCGACGCGTTCTTCCATCTGGGCATCGCGGACCACGGCAGCGACTGGATCCAGGACTACAACGGGGCCGAGGGCGACGTCCTTGTCTATGGCCAGGCCGGGGCCACCCGCGACCAGTTCCAGATCAACACAACGACCACGCCGACCGCAGGCGCGGATAATGTGCAGGAGGCTTTCGTCATCTATCGCCCCACAGGTCAGATCCTCTGGGCGCTGGTCGATGGAGATGGGCAAACGTCGATCACCGTCCGCGCGGGCGGGGCGGAGTTTGACTTGCTGGCATGA